The following are encoded together in the Gasterosteus aculeatus chromosome 7, fGasAcu3.hap1.1, whole genome shotgun sequence genome:
- the plekhb1 gene encoding pleckstrin homology domain-containing family B member 1 has protein sequence MALLRSGWLWRQTSVLKRWKLNWCDLWIDGSLCFYKSDSRRELEHRVSLKTTCVDVRSGLECGGVSPPESNPRENLVVVQLASGSAVNLCANSEDESIAWKLTLLDTRRNPLFTYDPYDDSYQAVPINNYHTVYITPGAGPGTHQVVVQRDPFDGVFEHLALGLLAGMAAGTAMRSFLWMPFFFC, from the exons ATGGCGCTCCTGAGGTCAGGCTGGCTGTGGAGGCAAA CTTCGGTCCTAAAACGCTGGAAGTTAAACTGGTGTGACCTTTGGATCGACGGGAGCCTTTGCTTCTACAAGAGTGACAGCCGGCGAGAGTTGGAGCACCGCGTCAGCCTGAAGACCACGTGCGTGGACGTGAGATCGGGTCTGGAATGTGGAG GTGTGAGCCCGCCAGAGAGTAATCCCAGAGAGAACCTCGTCGTGGTTCAGCTCGCGAGCGGCTCAGCGGTCAACCTGTGTGCCAACAGCGAGGATGAGTCCAT AGCCTGGAAACTGACTCTGCTAGACACCCGGAGAAACCCT TTGTTCACGTACGACCCATATGATGACTCTTACCAAGCGGTCCCCATCAACAACTACCATACGGTGTACATTACACCTGGAGCAGGACCAG GAACCCACCAGGTGGTTGTCCAGAGGGACCCATTCGATGGAGTCTTTGAGCATCTGGCGCTGGGATTGCTGGCGGGCATGGCAGCGGGGACGGCCATGCGATCGTTCCTCTGGAtgcccttcttcttctgctga